The following coding sequences lie in one Jonesia denitrificans DSM 20603 genomic window:
- the hrcA gene encoding heat-inducible transcriptional repressor HrcA produces MHAEQRRLEVLRAIVEDYVSTREPVGSKLIAERHGLGVSPATIRNDMAILEDAGLIAQPHTSAGRIPTDLGYRVFVDKLSDVKPLSGAERNAIHMFLDSAVDLDDVVHRAGRLLAQITGQVAVVQYPSLRKSTVRHLELVRLHPTRVLLVIITDTGRVEQRHIDIDPSISEDDIASMRGALNAHAVGKRQPDVSDDLNCASEQFAGPLADIFHAIVDLLTATLDEDNDERLVLAGTSNLTRNGIVLTQLRPILEALEEQVVLLKLLTEVAEDSGAVTVRIGSETQVDTLKETSVITTHYGSNSNTLGALGSIGPTGMDYPGTIAAVRAVARYLSRILSH; encoded by the coding sequence ATGCACGCTGAACAACGTCGACTGGAAGTGCTCCGTGCCATCGTCGAGGACTACGTGAGCACCCGTGAGCCGGTCGGCTCTAAACTCATTGCTGAACGTCACGGACTTGGGGTGTCGCCAGCCACCATTCGCAACGACATGGCCATCCTCGAAGATGCCGGACTGATCGCCCAACCACACACATCAGCGGGTCGTATTCCCACTGACCTCGGTTACCGGGTCTTTGTTGACAAACTCTCCGACGTCAAACCGCTCTCTGGTGCAGAGCGCAATGCTATTCACATGTTTCTCGACAGTGCGGTGGACCTGGATGACGTCGTCCACCGTGCCGGACGCTTGCTGGCACAAATTACCGGGCAAGTGGCAGTCGTGCAATACCCATCACTTCGCAAATCTACCGTCCGACACTTGGAACTGGTAAGGCTGCACCCCACACGCGTGCTTCTGGTGATCATCACGGACACTGGGCGGGTCGAACAACGCCACATCGACATCGACCCCAGCATTAGCGAAGACGACATCGCCTCCATGCGTGGCGCACTCAACGCACACGCGGTCGGCAAGAGGCAACCAGACGTCAGCGACGACTTGAACTGTGCATCAGAACAATTCGCCGGCCCACTTGCTGACATCTTTCACGCGATCGTTGACCTACTGACCGCCACCCTCGACGAAGACAACGACGAACGTCTTGTCCTGGCGGGAACCTCCAACCTCACCCGCAACGGTATTGTGCTCACCCAGCTCAGGCCCATCCTTGAAGCACTGGAAGAACAGGTGGTCCTCCTCAAACTCCTCACTGAAGTGGCGGAAGACTCCGGGGCTGTGACCGTGCGTATCGGAAGCGAAACTCAAGTCGACACCCTCAAGGAAACTTCTGTCATTACCACCCATTACGGATCGAACAGCAACACACTAGGGGCACTCGGGTCTATTGGACCCACCGGGATGGACTACCCAGGCACCATAGCAGCAGTCCGTGCTGTAGCCCGCTACCTCTCCCGGATCTTGTCTCACTAA
- a CDS encoding DUF3097 domain-containing protein, with amino-acid sequence MSWDRYGSDVLGQPTPSSRTPSVAQVEARRGLVVEEVTTGWVGAVVRVEKTAGMHTVTLEDRHGAHRVFRLGPGFWVDGEPVVLVPPQRVTAPVATRTASGSRMAPLSRARVARTSRIWVEGKHDAELVEKVWGADLRVEGVVVEMLDGVDHLQDRLEEFGPTPESRVGVLVDHLVRGSKEARIADAVAERFPPRSVLVVGHPYVDVWQAVKPHLLGLPAWPTISRDVEWKRGILATLGWPAQTQMDVAQGWQRILSKVTTYTDVEPALLGRVEELIDFVTVDE; translated from the coding sequence GTGAGTTGGGACAGATATGGTTCAGATGTTCTTGGTCAGCCTACCCCCTCGTCGCGGACACCCTCAGTTGCGCAGGTGGAAGCCCGTCGCGGGCTAGTTGTTGAAGAGGTGACAACAGGGTGGGTTGGCGCTGTAGTCCGAGTGGAGAAAACCGCTGGCATGCACACGGTCACCCTGGAGGACCGTCATGGCGCGCATCGCGTGTTCCGGCTGGGGCCGGGATTTTGGGTGGACGGGGAACCGGTAGTTCTGGTGCCCCCACAACGCGTGACAGCACCCGTTGCCACACGCACTGCGTCTGGCTCCCGCATGGCTCCGCTCAGCCGCGCGCGCGTTGCCCGAACCTCACGCATCTGGGTAGAGGGAAAACATGATGCTGAGCTTGTGGAAAAAGTGTGGGGGGCAGACTTGCGGGTTGAGGGCGTCGTGGTGGAAATGCTTGACGGGGTTGATCACCTTCAGGACCGGTTGGAAGAGTTCGGCCCCACTCCTGAATCCCGGGTGGGTGTGCTCGTTGACCACCTTGTTCGAGGGAGCAAGGAAGCCCGGATTGCCGATGCGGTCGCCGAGAGATTCCCACCCCGGAGCGTTCTTGTGGTGGGGCACCCGTATGTCGATGTGTGGCAAGCGGTGAAACCTCATCTCCTTGGTCTTCCCGCGTGGCCGACAATCAGCCGCGATGTGGAGTGGAAGCGGGGAATTTTGGCTACTTTGGGGTGGCCGGCGCAGACACAAATGGATGTTGCCCAGGGATGGCAACGTATTTTATCTAAGGTGACGACGTACACGGATGTTGAGCCCGCACTGCTGGGGCGGGTGGAAGAACTGATCGATTTCGTCACCGTGGATGAGTAG
- the dnaJ gene encoding molecular chaperone DnaJ — protein MNDYYATLGVDRNASADDIKKAYRKLARKLHPDVAGPGAEDEFKGVQRAYDVLSNPDKRQQYDMGVDPTAPGGGGGQGAGFGFQDIFDTFFGGGSAQRGPTPRTRRGQDSLLRLDIDLNDAAFGTTREIEVDTAVVCGTCQGTCCAPGTSPTTCSVCQGTGSVQRVARSFLGQVMTTSPCAACQGFGTTIATPCSECSGEGRVRSRRTISVDIPAGVESGVRIKLSGQGEVGPGGGPAGDLYFEIRERRHPVFTRRGDDIHCTVEIPMTAAALGTVLTLDTLDGEQEVDLEPGTQPGHVLTVRGLGVGHLHGSGRGDLNIHIDVVVPSSLDEDQAELLRQFAQSRGEERPAGRVASSGSGVFSKLREKFSGR, from the coding sequence GTGAACGACTACTACGCAACGCTCGGTGTCGACCGCAACGCCAGCGCGGATGACATCAAAAAGGCCTATCGCAAACTCGCCCGGAAGCTTCACCCAGATGTTGCTGGCCCCGGAGCGGAAGACGAGTTCAAAGGCGTCCAGCGCGCCTATGACGTCCTATCCAACCCGGACAAACGCCAACAGTACGACATGGGTGTTGACCCGACAGCGCCAGGTGGCGGTGGTGGCCAAGGAGCAGGGTTTGGGTTCCAGGACATTTTTGACACGTTCTTTGGTGGAGGCAGCGCACAACGTGGCCCCACCCCGCGCACGCGTCGTGGTCAAGACTCACTACTCAGGCTCGATATTGACCTCAATGACGCTGCGTTCGGTACCACCCGCGAGATCGAGGTTGACACAGCGGTTGTCTGCGGCACCTGCCAGGGAACGTGCTGTGCTCCGGGAACAAGTCCCACAACGTGCTCGGTGTGTCAAGGAACCGGATCAGTGCAACGTGTGGCCCGTTCGTTCCTCGGCCAAGTCATGACGACCTCTCCATGTGCTGCATGCCAAGGGTTCGGAACCACAATCGCCACGCCCTGTTCGGAATGTTCCGGGGAAGGGCGCGTGCGCTCACGGCGCACCATTTCTGTTGACATTCCCGCCGGTGTGGAAAGTGGTGTCCGCATCAAACTGTCCGGACAAGGAGAAGTTGGTCCAGGTGGTGGACCTGCCGGGGATCTCTACTTCGAAATTCGTGAACGCCGACACCCAGTTTTCACCCGTCGTGGTGACGACATTCACTGCACCGTCGAGATCCCCATGACTGCCGCGGCACTGGGTACAGTCCTCACCCTGGACACTCTCGATGGTGAGCAGGAAGTTGACCTTGAGCCCGGCACACAACCTGGTCATGTCCTGACCGTGCGTGGGCTCGGTGTGGGGCACCTGCACGGTAGCGGGCGTGGTGACCTCAATATTCACATTGATGTGGTCGTCCCCTCATCGCTCGACGAAGACCAAGCAGAACTCTTGCGTCAGTTTGCACAATCACGTGGCGAAGAACGCCCGGCAGGTCGTGTTGCTTCCTCAGGAAGTGGAGTGTTCTCCAAGCTTCGTGAAAAATTCTCGGGTCGGTGA
- the hemW gene encoding radical SAM family heme chaperone HemW has protein sequence MTPALPQGEAAPRDGSLPAWVGSDPSDRAFGVYIHVPFCSVRCGYCDFNTYTASELGGGASQRNYAQTAAQEILLARQVMDRAGYPPRPASTIFFGGGTPTLLPAQDLVSLVSTVRQTWGLADGAEVTTEANPDSVTPHSMEILANGGFTRVSLGMQSVVPHVLATLERTHNPANVASAVRWAHEAGLEVSVDLIYGTPGESMDDWRRSLDAAIATGAGHVSAYALTVEQGTRMAVQVRRGDIELPSLDDQADKYEVADTVLSDAGYQWYEISNWARPRADGELAVCRHNLAYWRGHDWWGIGPGAHSFMAGDPNAHDDAPSAGVRWWNVKHPIRYAHALENGQSPAAGRELLTGDDAHLERVMLGIRLREGMPVQWVAEERREVLASLIARELIDARAVFAGRVQLTRSGRLMADAIVRDLT, from the coding sequence ATGACTCCTGCTCTTCCCCAGGGCGAAGCAGCTCCCCGCGATGGGTCACTACCCGCATGGGTAGGGTCGGATCCCTCGGACCGTGCTTTTGGTGTGTACATTCACGTGCCCTTTTGCTCTGTGCGATGCGGGTACTGTGACTTCAACACGTACACAGCCTCCGAATTGGGTGGAGGAGCTAGTCAACGGAACTACGCCCAGACCGCAGCACAGGAGATCCTACTTGCCCGCCAGGTCATGGACCGGGCGGGCTACCCCCCGCGCCCCGCATCGACAATATTCTTTGGTGGGGGCACCCCCACCTTGCTGCCCGCACAGGACTTGGTCTCTTTAGTGTCCACGGTGCGCCAGACCTGGGGCCTTGCGGATGGTGCTGAGGTCACCACCGAAGCGAATCCTGACTCCGTCACCCCTCACAGTATGGAGATCCTTGCGAACGGGGGTTTTACGCGAGTGTCCTTGGGAATGCAGTCGGTGGTTCCTCATGTTCTGGCTACGCTTGAGCGCACTCACAACCCAGCCAATGTTGCGTCTGCGGTTCGGTGGGCACATGAGGCGGGCCTCGAGGTGTCAGTTGATCTCATTTACGGCACCCCAGGGGAATCCATGGATGACTGGCGTCGTTCCCTAGACGCTGCCATAGCCACGGGTGCAGGGCACGTGTCAGCCTACGCGCTGACCGTGGAGCAGGGCACACGCATGGCAGTCCAGGTGCGGCGCGGCGACATTGAACTCCCGTCGCTCGATGACCAAGCCGACAAATACGAGGTCGCGGACACTGTCCTGAGCGACGCTGGTTACCAATGGTATGAGATCTCAAACTGGGCGCGTCCACGCGCTGACGGTGAGCTCGCGGTGTGTCGTCACAACCTGGCGTATTGGCGGGGACATGACTGGTGGGGGATTGGCCCTGGAGCACACTCATTCATGGCAGGTGACCCGAACGCTCACGACGATGCTCCGTCCGCCGGGGTGCGATGGTGGAACGTCAAACACCCAATCAGGTACGCTCACGCACTGGAAAACGGCCAATCACCTGCTGCCGGGCGGGAACTGCTCACAGGTGACGATGCCCACCTGGAACGGGTGATGCTGGGGATCCGTCTTCGTGAGGGGATGCCTGTTCAGTGGGTGGCCGAGGAGCGTCGCGAAGTGCTGGCGTCATTGATCGCCCGTGAACTGATCGATGCGCGCGCCGTGTTTGCAGGTCGCGTGCAGTTGACCCGTTCCGGACGGTTGATGGCAGATGCGATCGTCCGCGATCTCACGTGA
- the ybeY gene encoding rRNA maturation RNase YbeY has translation MSIEVNNETTHQLDEAEFAELARYVFDAMHIHPLTELSVVFVDPDTISELHEQWMDIPGPTDVLSFPMDELRPGTTERPTEQGILGDIVICPEVAVDQAAQAGHSPIEEMLLLATHGILHLLGYDHAEPEEEREMFSLQRHLLLTFLAGRQ, from the coding sequence GTGAGTATTGAAGTCAACAACGAAACCACCCACCAACTCGACGAAGCCGAGTTTGCGGAACTTGCGCGATACGTCTTTGATGCCATGCACATCCACCCCCTCACGGAACTCTCAGTGGTGTTTGTTGATCCTGACACGATCAGTGAACTGCACGAACAGTGGATGGATATCCCTGGTCCCACCGATGTGTTGTCATTCCCCATGGATGAATTGCGCCCAGGGACAACCGAGCGGCCCACCGAACAGGGGATCCTTGGGGACATTGTGATCTGCCCTGAGGTGGCAGTGGATCAAGCAGCTCAGGCTGGTCACTCGCCGATCGAAGAGATGCTTCTTCTTGCTACCCATGGGATTCTCCATCTTCTTGGCTATGATCATGCTGAACCAGAAGAGGAACGGGAAATGTTCTCCCTGCAACGCCACCTCCTCCTCACGTTCCTGGCAGGGCGGCAGTAG
- a CDS encoding proline-rich domain-containing protein, which yields MTTNNDPTQPENQQPPTSGQPGPTEQPQYPYQQPGYGQQPPAQPQGNPYDGQQQYGQPGAQQPGYGQQGYGQQGASYPHQNNSAGFPIGDAFSWGWNKFKDNAGAFIGGMVIYGLILLIVTIIMSVVLGASAASGDGGLMALGFGGLILFSLVVGALALAAGALFAKVALKVAAGQKLTLADFFDFSNLGQAIIVSLLIAVANGLLAWTGIAGIIISFFTIFALYFALDKNMGAIDAIKASATLAMNNFVPTLLLLVFVMLLVFVGALLLGVGLLITTPVSLLAIAWVYKRLIGESVAA from the coding sequence ATGACGACGAACAACGACCCCACGCAGCCGGAGAACCAGCAGCCTCCAACATCTGGACAACCTGGGCCAACAGAGCAACCCCAATACCCTTACCAGCAGCCTGGGTACGGTCAGCAGCCACCAGCGCAGCCCCAAGGTAACCCGTACGACGGGCAGCAACAATATGGGCAGCCCGGTGCTCAACAGCCTGGCTATGGGCAACAAGGTTACGGTCAACAAGGAGCGTCTTACCCGCACCAGAACAACTCAGCAGGGTTCCCCATTGGCGACGCATTCTCGTGGGGGTGGAACAAGTTCAAAGACAACGCCGGTGCATTCATCGGTGGGATGGTTATTTACGGTCTGATCCTCCTGATCGTCACCATCATCATGAGTGTGGTGCTCGGCGCCTCCGCTGCCAGCGGCGACGGTGGTCTCATGGCGCTGGGCTTCGGTGGACTTATCCTGTTTTCCCTCGTCGTTGGGGCACTCGCACTCGCTGCCGGTGCTCTTTTTGCCAAGGTCGCGCTCAAGGTTGCAGCCGGTCAGAAATTGACGCTCGCTGACTTCTTTGACTTCTCCAACCTTGGTCAAGCCATCATCGTGTCGCTGCTCATCGCTGTCGCGAACGGCCTGCTCGCATGGACCGGCATCGCCGGGATCATCATCTCGTTCTTCACGATCTTTGCGCTGTACTTCGCACTAGATAAAAACATGGGCGCCATTGACGCCATCAAAGCATCTGCCACGCTGGCCATGAACAACTTCGTCCCCACACTGCTGTTGCTCGTGTTCGTCATGCTGTTGGTATTTGTTGGCGCATTACTCCTGGGTGTGGGCCTTCTTATCACCACCCCAGTGAGCTTGCTCGCGATCGCGTGGGTGTACAAGCGACTCATCGGAGAATCAGTCGCCGCCTGA
- a CDS encoding 16S rRNA (uracil(1498)-N(3))-methyltransferase codes for MSAPVFLAESTDLAAYREGDTYYLDGVEGRHAGVVQRRSVGEAIDIVDGHGTRLSCTITHVSGEHLDLLVTSVSHESCGQYRLTLVQALAKGDRDELAIEAATEVGVDRVIPWQADRSIVVWRGARAAKSHARWVATVRSAMKQARRARLPMVEQPVTSQQLVDVIAETTQTGGVVYVLHESATTALTSQPRPPGGEELAPVDVVVVVGPEGGISDSELEKFTAAGAQAVLLGPHVLRTSTAGPVALALLSASTGRW; via the coding sequence GTGAGCGCGCCTGTTTTCCTTGCTGAGTCAACTGATCTCGCCGCCTACCGTGAGGGGGACACATACTACCTTGATGGGGTGGAAGGTCGCCACGCAGGAGTTGTTCAACGACGTTCCGTGGGGGAGGCCATCGACATCGTTGACGGTCACGGGACGCGTTTGAGCTGCACAATTACTCACGTCTCGGGTGAACACCTTGATCTCTTGGTCACGTCGGTCTCCCACGAGTCATGTGGACAATACCGGTTGACTCTCGTGCAAGCGCTCGCCAAAGGCGATCGTGACGAGTTGGCCATTGAAGCAGCGACTGAGGTTGGCGTGGATCGAGTGATTCCGTGGCAGGCTGATCGGTCCATTGTGGTCTGGCGTGGGGCGCGGGCGGCAAAGTCTCATGCACGATGGGTGGCGACAGTTCGCTCAGCAATGAAACAGGCGCGGCGAGCGCGGCTGCCTATGGTTGAGCAGCCGGTGACATCGCAACAATTGGTTGATGTCATTGCGGAGACAACGCAGACGGGCGGGGTCGTGTATGTTCTTCACGAAAGCGCGACAACGGCGTTGACCAGCCAGCCACGACCACCAGGTGGCGAGGAGTTAGCCCCAGTCGATGTTGTTGTCGTGGTGGGACCTGAAGGGGGCATCAGTGACAGCGAACTCGAAAAGTTCACTGCCGCTGGCGCACAGGCAGTGCTCCTTGGGCCGCACGTGTTGCGCACCTCCACTGCTGGCCCAGTTGCCTTGGCGTTGTTGTCTGCCTCAACTGGCCGATGGTGA
- a CDS encoding hemolysin family protein, with product MTSVTSDAPFDVVITLAVTGWLGVAAVSATISALTRAMGHSSVLGDEVTAVFARTISTHLAHWWGRRWVLGAVGGASIILAVTTTTFAVTAMSGDRQPWWGTLMSVLLITVCTTVAGIASGAAMARHHPATVLAFFFPLLALTGTSVIRDHETTAHSHQPVDEVQTVTGFADHSGTDTLSSGSDQRSLADLRDTPIRAVMVPRTDMITVARTAPLDKAQKLFIRSGFSRLPVIGDSSDDVHGVLYFKDVARVLLTSPHASVRTAQDTMRPVWFVPESTHADDVLRSMQSKRAHIAMVVDEYGGIAGLVTAEDILEEIVGELTDEHDSTPTTVDTLNQGVLRVPARMTLDELSEYLHRPITDDDVDTIAGLLTKALGKLPIAQSQATINGLHLLADEFTGRRKQLSTIIVTDLSSSDLRDELPPEQPAHTPHQSSETTSRNS from the coding sequence GTGACGTCTGTGACAAGCGATGCGCCTTTCGATGTGGTAATTACCCTCGCTGTGACCGGGTGGCTGGGTGTCGCTGCGGTGAGCGCAACGATCAGTGCCCTCACCAGAGCCATGGGGCATTCCTCGGTACTGGGAGATGAGGTCACTGCTGTTTTTGCGCGGACCATCAGCACTCATCTTGCTCATTGGTGGGGCAGACGCTGGGTTCTTGGTGCGGTAGGGGGAGCGAGCATCATTCTCGCGGTGACCACGACGACGTTTGCTGTCACCGCGATGAGTGGGGACCGCCAACCATGGTGGGGGACACTCATGAGTGTCCTGCTGATCACCGTATGCACTACCGTGGCGGGGATCGCGTCGGGGGCTGCCATGGCTCGCCACCACCCTGCGACAGTCCTTGCTTTTTTCTTCCCGCTTCTTGCGCTCACTGGTACGAGCGTCATCAGAGATCACGAGACAACGGCCCACAGTCATCAGCCGGTGGACGAGGTGCAGACAGTAACTGGGTTTGCCGATCATTCCGGAACAGACACACTGTCTTCTGGATCTGACCAGCGTAGTCTCGCCGACCTACGAGATACCCCCATCCGGGCTGTCATGGTTCCTCGCACTGACATGATTACCGTTGCACGGACGGCTCCGCTTGACAAAGCTCAGAAGCTCTTCATCCGCTCTGGTTTCTCTCGGCTTCCTGTGATCGGTGATTCGTCCGATGACGTGCACGGAGTCCTCTACTTCAAAGATGTTGCAAGGGTCCTTCTTACGTCCCCTCACGCGTCTGTACGGACAGCCCAAGACACGATGCGTCCGGTATGGTTTGTGCCAGAATCAACCCACGCTGACGATGTGCTGCGTTCCATGCAAAGCAAACGCGCCCACATTGCCATGGTCGTTGACGAATACGGGGGAATCGCTGGGCTTGTCACCGCCGAGGACATTTTGGAGGAGATCGTTGGTGAGTTGACTGACGAACACGATTCAACACCAACGACCGTTGACACACTGAACCAGGGAGTGTTGCGGGTTCCTGCGCGCATGACTTTGGACGAGTTGAGTGAGTATCTGCACCGCCCCATCACCGATGACGATGTGGACACTATTGCTGGTCTGCTCACCAAAGCACTGGGGAAACTCCCAATTGCACAATCACAGGCGACAATCAATGGACTGCATCTGTTGGCCGATGAGTTCACTGGTCGACGCAAACAGCTGTCGACGATCATCGTGACAGACTTGTCATCCAGCGATCTTCGTGATGAATTACCTCCGGAGCAACCAGCTCACACGCCTCATCAGTCGTCTGAGACGACCTCACGCAACTCCTAG
- a CDS encoding PhoH family protein, with translation MTLPTSSSPSRDIAVEHRVVIPPHVSMSMLLGPADSVLRAIEQGFRSIDVHVRGNSVSLRGPAPDVALASRLLDELVLVVEQGTNLTPDIVTRSISMLTAATAHRPAEILTFNILTSQGRSIRPKTIGQKQYVDAIDSNTITFGLGPAGTGKTYLAVAKAVSALQAKQVSRIILTRPAVEAGERLGYLPGGLTEKIDPYVRPLYDALRDMIDPDAMTRLVESNTIEVAPLAYMRGRTLNNAFIILDEAQNTTREQMKMFLTRLGTHSTMVINGDMTQTDLPRGMTSGLRVIPDILAGIDDIEIVRLTSGDVVRHRLVSDIIDAYDRWDTANDPHRTTSPGGHSSQHSTKD, from the coding sequence ATGACGTTACCCACTAGTTCATCACCAAGTCGCGATATTGCAGTGGAGCATCGCGTGGTCATTCCGCCACATGTGTCCATGTCAATGCTTCTTGGTCCCGCGGATTCGGTGCTGCGTGCCATTGAGCAGGGGTTTCGCTCCATCGACGTGCACGTGCGGGGAAACTCCGTGTCGTTGCGTGGGCCAGCACCCGATGTTGCTCTTGCGTCCCGGCTCCTTGACGAACTTGTTCTTGTTGTGGAACAAGGCACGAACCTCACTCCTGACATTGTGACTCGGTCAATTAGCATGCTCACCGCTGCCACAGCTCACCGGCCTGCGGAGATCTTGACATTCAACATTTTGACGTCGCAAGGACGGTCGATCAGACCAAAAACTATTGGCCAAAAACAGTACGTGGATGCCATTGACTCCAATACGATCACGTTTGGGTTGGGCCCAGCGGGGACCGGGAAAACATATCTTGCTGTGGCGAAAGCTGTCTCAGCGTTGCAAGCGAAACAGGTGTCCCGCATTATTTTGACGCGACCAGCGGTGGAGGCTGGGGAGCGGTTGGGGTATCTCCCCGGTGGGTTGACGGAAAAGATTGATCCGTATGTGCGTCCGCTTTACGATGCGCTGCGCGACATGATTGACCCGGATGCGATGACCCGGCTTGTTGAGTCCAATACGATTGAAGTGGCCCCGTTGGCTTACATGCGTGGTCGCACATTGAATAATGCCTTCATCATTTTGGACGAAGCACAAAATACTACGCGTGAACAGATGAAAATGTTCCTCACACGGTTGGGGACACACTCAACAATGGTGATCAATGGTGATATGACTCAAACCGATCTTCCTCGGGGAATGACCTCAGGGTTGCGGGTCATCCCCGACATTTTGGCCGGAATTGATGATATTGAGATCGTGAGACTCACGTCAGGTGATGTCGTTCGCCACCGCCTTGTCTCTGACATTATTGATGCCTATGACCGGTGGGACACAGCGAACGATCCCCACCGCACCACGTCACCAGGTGGGCACTCGTCACAGCACTCCACGAAGGACTGA
- a CDS encoding HIT domain-containing protein, whose amino-acid sequence MTETHATSSDCIFCAIATGTMDADIVKENDRIIAFRDINPQAEMHVLVIPRAHHGDVVQLAKAAPETLAELVTFADEIASELADGQFRFIFNSGPQAGQSVFHVHGHVLGGQRLGWTPA is encoded by the coding sequence ATGACCGAGACACATGCGACGAGTTCTGACTGCATCTTCTGTGCAATTGCTACGGGTACCATGGACGCTGATATTGTCAAAGAAAACGACAGGATTATTGCGTTTCGTGACATCAACCCCCAAGCGGAGATGCACGTGCTTGTTATTCCCCGGGCTCACCATGGCGACGTGGTCCAGTTGGCAAAGGCTGCACCAGAAACTTTGGCTGAGCTCGTCACGTTTGCTGATGAGATCGCCTCAGAACTTGCCGATGGACAGTTCCGTTTCATCTTTAATTCCGGTCCGCAAGCGGGACAGTCGGTGTTTCACGTCCACGGGCACGTGTTGGGCGGACAACGGTTAGGCTGGACACCTGCGTGA